GCCAGGGCCAGCAGGCGCGCCACGTACTGCTGGTCGGCCAGGGCCGGGTCCTTCACGCCGGAAGCGGACAGCACCATGTCCGCCTTGAGGCGGGACCAGGGGCGCAGCCAGCTGCGCAAAGCCGGGCTGGCGTACACGCCAGTGCCGCCCGTGCCCAGGCCCAGGATGTGCACGTGGCAGTCCAGGGGCCTGCGGCCGTCCAGGTCCGCGAAGGCGCGGTCCACCAGGGCCTGGGCGCCTGGGCTCAGGGGCTTGGCGCTGCGTGCGGGGCTCTCCCCGGTCCTGGCGGCGGGCGTTGCCTGGGCCTGGGAGACGAAGGGGATGAAAAGTGCGGTCAGGGCTGCGAGTACGATACCGGCATGCATGGGTGCCTCCTTGTTTTGAACATTGTTCAAAATGGTGCCGCTTGTTTATTGAACAGCGTTCAAAATCGGAATAGCTTGCTTCTGAACAATGTTCAATATAATTTTCATCCATCCGCGAAGTTCCGGCCCGGACCCCGGAAGCGGCAGGAGGCGAGGCATGGCCAGACGGTCGGACCACACCCGCGAGCAGTTGACGGAGCTGGTGCTGGGCGAGGCGCAGCGGCTGGTGGAGGCAGAGGGCTTCAAGGCCCTCACGGCCAGGCGCGTGGCCGAGGCGGTGGGCTACTCCCCGGGTACGCTCTACAACCACTTCAAGAATCTGGATGACCTGGTGGTGCAGGTGAACGCGCGCACCCTGGAGCTGCTGGACGGCGAGCTCGCCGGGGCCGCCCCCACGGGCGACCCGCAGGCCGACGCCCTGGCCCTGGCCCTGGCCTACTTCGCCTTCGTGGAGCGCCACCCCAGGCTGTGGGAGCTGCTCTTCGAGTACCGCCTGGGCCAAGGCTCGGAGCTGCCCCGGTGGTTCACAGGCAGGATCGAGGCCATTTTGGCCCGCATGGCCCGGGTGCTTGCGCCGCTGTTCGCGCCCGGAGATACGGCCGGGGTGGAGGAGGCCGTCCAGGTGCTCTGGGCCAGCCTGCACGGCATCGGCTCCCTGGCCACCAGCGGCAAGCTGGAGGTGGTCACGGCGCGCAGCGCGGCCCAGCTGGCGCGCTCCCTGGTGGTGCACTACGTGGGCGGGCTCGGGGCCGCAAGGAGTGGGGAATGACCGGAGCGAGGGGCTCCGATGGACGGGCGACAGGCGCGTGAAGGTCGCGAAATCCGAAGGGTAGGGCAGCCCGCACAGTGAAGCCGGGGCGCGGGCTGGCCCGCGCCCCGGCCGCGCGGAGGCCTAGAGTTTCACCGTGACGTGCGAGGCCGCGCGGATGGCCTTGGCCTTGGCCTCCTCCACGTCCTTGCCCAGGGCCAGGGCCACGCCCATGCGCCTGGCGCCGTGCACCTCGGGCTTGCCGAACAGGCGCAGGGAGGTGTCCGGCTCGGCCAGGGCCTCGGGGGCGACCTCAAAGGCCGGGGCCGTGCTGTCGCCCTCGGCCAGGATCACGCGGGAGGCTGCCGGGCCGTAAAGCCGGATGGCCGGAATGGGCAGGCCCAGGATGGCTCGCACGTGCAGGGCGAACTCCGAGAGGTCCTGCGAGATGAGCGTGACCATGCCCGTGTCGTGCGGCCGGGGCGACACCTCGGAGAAGAGCACCATGTCGCCCTTGATGAACAGTTCCACGCCGAAGATGCCGCGCCCGCCCAGGGCTCCGGTGACGGCCTTGGCCATGCGTTCGGCCTCGGCCAGGGCCGCGGCGCTCATGGGGTGGGGCTGCCAGGACTCGCGGTAGTCCCCCTTCTCCTGCCGGTGGCCGATGGGCTCGCAGAAGCTTACGCCCCCGGCGTGGCGCACGGTGAGCAGGGTGATCTCGTAGTCGAAATCCACGAACCCTTCCACGATCACGCGGCCCGCCCCGGCGCGCCCGGCGGTCTGGGCGTACTCCCAGGAGGCCGCGGCCCCGGCCGCGTCGCGGGCCACGCTCTGGCCCTTGCCCGAGGAGGACATCACCGGCTTGACCACGCAGGGGAAGCCCACGGCCTCGCAGGCGGCCAGGAATTCCTCCTTGGTGTCGGCGAAGCGGTAGGGCGAGGTGGCCAGGCCCAGCTCCTCGGCGGCCAGGCGGCGGATGCCCTCGCGGTCCATGGTCAGTCGGGCGGCGCGGGCCGTGGGCACCACGGTGACTCCCTCGGCCTCCAGGGCCAGCAGCTCCTCGGTGGCGATGGCCTCGATCTCGGGCACCACGAAGTCGGGCTTCTCCTGCTCGATGACGGCGCGCAGGGCGGCAGCGTCGAGCATGCTCACCACGTGGGAGCGGTGCGCCACCTGCATGGCCGGGGCGTTGGGGTAGCGGTCCACGGCGATGACCTCGACGCCGAGGCGCTGGGCCTCGATGGCCACCTCCTTGCCCAGCTCGCCGGAGCCGAGCAGCATGATCCTGGTGGCCGAAGCCGTGTTGGGCGTGCCGATGCGGGCCATGGAAACCTCCTGAAGGGGGAAATTCGAAAGGGCGCAGCCTACCCGGAAGCGTCGTGGAGGACAATACGCCGCCCGGGGGCAGGCGGCGTGGGCCAGACATATGGGCCAGACAATGGGGCGAAACAGGGGAGCCGGAATGAACAGGCCGGAACGGCATGGGCCGAAACGGAGCGAGGGCTACCGCGCCGCGCCGGAGCCCAGCAGGGCCTTGGCGTCCTCCCATTCCTGGGGCGGGCACCTGCCCTCTTCGATGATCTCGAAGAACTCCCCCGGCCCCAGGTGCAGCAGGGGGCTGTCCGGGTGCTGGTGCCTGAGCCAGGTGGGGGCCTCGCGGGCTTCCTGCTCGGAGTCGGCTGTGAAGAACGTCACAGGGGTCCTGTGTCCGGCTTCGCCGCAACGGTAGAGGAGGTAGGTCTTGGGCATGGGGCCTCCAGGGTCGCTTGGCCGCGCCGGAGACGTCCCGGCGGGCGCGCGTGGGTGGAATCCTGGCCCAATGGTAGCCGAATTATAACTCCAGGTCTTCCCCCAAGGCTTCAGGAAGGGCCCTGACCCATTCACAGCCCGGCAGAGGAGTGCTATGCCGGGGGCAAGCATGACCAGTCGTTCCCATGCGTTTGCGGTACAACTCAAGCTGTAAACACCCCTGCGGAGCGTCGCCATGTTCACAAGACCGGCCTTCCTCGCGCTGATCGTGTCGCTGCTCGCCCTGGCTCCCGCCTTCGCCCGGGCCGACGCACCCTGGAAGCTGCTCAACTACGCGCCCACCGCCAACACGCTCCTGTCGGTCTACACTCCCGATGCCGGATCCACGGTCTACTTCGCCGGCGACGGCGGTGTGATCGTGAAGAAATCCGGCACCGCCTTCACGCTGATGGACACCGGCACCATGGCCCCGTTGCGCGGCATTTCCGGGTCGGGGCCCGCCGACATATGGGCCGTGGGCGGAAGCTCCTTCACCGAGTCGACCACCGACGCCGAGCGCAGCGTGCTGCTGCACTACAACGGCCAGACCTGGACGCGCACCACGCCGCCCTCCCTGCAGGGCCTGGCCCAGAACTACGTGGTCAACGGGGTCTGGGTCAGCCCCACGGGCAGCGCCTTCGCCGTGGTCGAGTACTACAACGCCCCGGCGCGATTCGACGCGGGCCAGAACAGGTGGGACTTCGAAGCCCTGACCATAGACTACCAGGCGCACCCCAACGCCCGGTCCGACTTCTCCTGCTCGTCCATCTTCGGCTTCTCGGATACCGACGTCTACGCCGTGGGCTCCTACGGCACGGTGCTGCACCGCGACGCCTCGGGCTGGAAGCTCATGGCCCAGTTCGAGACGGACGGCGGCTCCGGGGGCACCTTCACCTTCAACCTGCTGGAGAGCGTCTGGGGTCCCGGCGCGGGCACGGTGTTCGCCAGCGGCAACTTCGGCCAGATGTACATGCTGGACAACACCGCCCAGACCCCGGCCTGGAGCATGGTCAACCAGGGCGGCGGGCTGTTCAACGGCTACGATCTGGCGGCCATGAGCGGCACCGGCCCGAACGACGTGTGGCTCGCGGGCCTGGGAGGGACGCTGCGCCACTGGACCGGCGCCGTGAACCAGCTGGGCAATTTCGACACGGTCCCCTTGTCCGGTCGGCACGCCATCACCAGGCTCACGGGCAACAGCTACCTCCTGGCGGGCGACCTGGGGCTCATCGAATCGTTCAACGGGGCCACGGCCGCGCGCACGGCCCTCTCCAGCAAGACCACGGCCGGGAACAACCTGTCCTGGGGCGGCGCGGGCCTGGGCTCCCGGTTGTGGCTCGCCCCCATGTACATCTCCCAGGCCACGGGCATCTATTCCTGGAGCAGGGGCAAGCTGCAAAGCCACCCCGTCGCGGGATTGAACGACAGTTTCCTGCGGGCCTTCAAGGTCTTCGCCTCCAACGACATCTGGCTCTCTGCCGTGGCCTTCAGCGACGGCGCCAATTACCTGAAGCGCTTCAACGGCTCCACCTGGTCCGACTGGCAGCCGCCCGGCTTCTTCGGGCAGGCCCAGGCCATCAACGGGGTGGCCAAGGCGGCGGGCGGCTACGCCGTCCTGCTGTCCTCCAACAACCTGGGACAACCCTGCTTCGCGGGCGCGGCCTCCACCACCTGCCTCGACCAGTTCGACCCGAACTCCTACACCTACTCCGACATCGCCGCCGGGCCGGACGGGAGCGTCTACGCCGTGGGGCAGGAAGGCCGCCTGGCGATCTGGCGCAACGGGACGTGGACCACCAGCATCGTGGGCGCGCAGGGCCTCTCCCCCAAAGACGGCCTGACCGCGGTGGCGGCGGGTCCGGGCATGGTGGTGGCCCTGGGCGAGAACCAGGCCGCCTTCTACTCCACCGACGGCGGCTCCAACTGGCAGCCGGTGGCGGGCATCACGCGGCGCCCCCCGCAGGAGGCCGGCCCCCTGGCCTTCTTCAGGAGCGTGGTCCACGCCGGGAACGGGGTGTTTTGGGCCGCGCTCATCACCAACGGCGGCTACACGGACGGGGGCAAGTCCTACCTGTACCGCATCCAGAACGGCGTGGCCGAACTGGTGCAGGGCGGGTTCAGCTCCATGGTCTACAATCTCTCCAGCGCGCCGGAGCAGCAGGCGCTGTTCGGCGTGGGCGAAAACGGCGTGATCTGGACCACCAACCCGAACTTCCGGGAGCCGGGGTTGTCCCGGGGCCTGCCCGGGGCCTTGATGCTGCTGGTGAACCAGTAGGCGGGCGGCTCACATACGGGCTGGAGCGGGTCTCCCGCCTGAAAAGGCCCCCGGCCGTTGCCGGGCGCAGCGCGTGATGGGCTGGGCTGTCCGCGAAGGATGACCGGAATGCCGGGCGTACGTTTCCGCAAAACCGCAACGCAGGGGGCAGGCTTCATGACCACCGAGGAGAAGCGCAGGCTGACGGAAGCCAAGGAGGGCGGCGTTCCCTGGAGGTATTGGGGGCCCTACCTGAGCGATCGCCAGTGGGGCACGGTGCGCGAGGACTACAGCCAGGACGGCGACGCCTGGAACCACTTCAGCCACGACCAGGCCCGCTCCCGGGCCTACCAGTGGGGCGAGGACGGCCTGGCCGGCATAAGCGACAGCCACCAGGTGCTCTGCTTCGCCCTGGCCCTGTGGAACGGGCGCGACGCCATCCTCAAGGAGCGCCTCTTCGGGCTGACCAACAGCGAGGGCAACCACGGGGAGGACGTGAAGGAGTACTACTTCTACCTCGACAGCACGCCCACGCACTCCTACATGAAGTACCTCTACAAGTACCCGCAGCAGGACTTCCCCTATGAGCAGCTGGTGCGGACCAACTCCCGACGCACGCGCCTGGAGCCGGAATACGAGCTGCTTGACACCGGCGTCTTCGACCAGGACCGCTACTTCGACGTGTTCGTGGAATACGCCAAGGCCTCGCCCGAAGACATCCTCATCCGCGTCACCGTGTGCAACCGTGGCCCAGAGGCGGCCGTGCTGGACGTGCTGCCCACGCTCTGGTTCCGCAACACCTGGTCCTGGCCGGAGGGGGGCTCCCGCCCGGTGCTCCAGGCCGTGGACAGGGGCTTCGGCAAGGAGATCCTGGCCCGCCACACCGACCCCTTGTTCCTGGAAAGCCTGCCCGAATACGTGCTCAGCTGCGAGGCGGACCCGGAGCTGCTCTTCACCGGGAACGACACCAACCGCGCCAGGCTCTACGGAGAGTCCAACGGGACGCCCTTCGTCAAGGACGGCATCGGCCGCTGCGTGGTGCATGGCGAGCGGGATGCGGTGAACCCGGGCCTGACCGGCACCAAGGCCTCGGCGCGCTACCGCGTGCTGGTGGAGCCCGGCGCCGGAGCCGTGCTCAGGCTGCGGCTGCGCCCGGGCGGGGCTGCCGCGGAGCCCTTCGGCGAGGACTTCGACGAGCTGTTCGCGCTGCGCGAGCACGAAGCGGACGAGTACTACGCGGCCCTGACCCCCAGGCAGGCAAGCGAGGACGAGGCCCGCGTGCTGCGCCAGGCCCTGGCCGGGATGTTCTGGTCCAAGCAGTATTATTATTTCGACGCGGACAAGTGGCTCGAACAGCACCATGCCCATCCGCTGCACCGGCAGGAGCGGGCCAGCCGCAACCGGGAGTGGTTCCACATGGTCAACGACCACGTGATCTCCATGCCCGACAAATGGGAATACCCCTGGTACGCCGCCTGGGACCTGGCCTTCCACGCCGTGGCCATGTCCTCGGCGGACCCGGACTTCGCCAAGGAGCAGCTGGAGCTCATGCTGCGCGAGAGCTACATGCACCCCAGCGGCCAGCTGCCCGCCTACGAGTGGAACTTCAGCGACGTGAACCCCCCCGTGCATGCCTGGGCCGCCCTGTTCCTGTACCTCACGGAGAAGTCCAGGGACGGCAAGGGGGACACGGAGTTCCTGCGGCGCTGCTTCAGCAAGCTGACCCTGAATTTCACCTGGTGGGTCAACCGCAAGGACCGCTTCGGCAAGAACGTCTTCGAAGGCGGCTTTCTGGGGCTGGACAACATCGGCGTGTTCGACCGCAGCGCCTCCCTGCCCACGGGCGGCCACCTGGAGCAGGCCGACGGCACGGCCTGGATGGCCTTCTTCTGCCAGAACATGATCGAGATCAGCGCGGAAC
This genomic window from Fundidesulfovibrio soli contains:
- a CDS encoding TetR/AcrR family transcriptional regulator; the encoded protein is MARRSDHTREQLTELVLGEAQRLVEAEGFKALTARRVAEAVGYSPGTLYNHFKNLDDLVVQVNARTLELLDGELAGAAPTGDPQADALALALAYFAFVERHPRLWELLFEYRLGQGSELPRWFTGRIEAILARMARVLAPLFAPGDTAGVEEAVQVLWASLHGIGSLATSGKLEVVTARSAAQLARSLVVHYVGGLGAARSGE
- the purT gene encoding formate-dependent phosphoribosylglycinamide formyltransferase produces the protein MARIGTPNTASATRIMLLGSGELGKEVAIEAQRLGVEVIAVDRYPNAPAMQVAHRSHVVSMLDAAALRAVIEQEKPDFVVPEIEAIATEELLALEAEGVTVVPTARAARLTMDREGIRRLAAEELGLATSPYRFADTKEEFLAACEAVGFPCVVKPVMSSSGKGQSVARDAAGAAASWEYAQTAGRAGAGRVIVEGFVDFDYEITLLTVRHAGGVSFCEPIGHRQEKGDYRESWQPHPMSAAALAEAERMAKAVTGALGGRGIFGVELFIKGDMVLFSEVSPRPHDTGMVTLISQDLSEFALHVRAILGLPIPAIRLYGPAASRVILAEGDSTAPAFEVAPEALAEPDTSLRLFGKPEVHGARRMGVALALGKDVEEAKAKAIRAASHVTVKL
- a CDS encoding WD40/YVTN/BNR-like repeat-containing protein; the protein is MFTRPAFLALIVSLLALAPAFARADAPWKLLNYAPTANTLLSVYTPDAGSTVYFAGDGGVIVKKSGTAFTLMDTGTMAPLRGISGSGPADIWAVGGSSFTESTTDAERSVLLHYNGQTWTRTTPPSLQGLAQNYVVNGVWVSPTGSAFAVVEYYNAPARFDAGQNRWDFEALTIDYQAHPNARSDFSCSSIFGFSDTDVYAVGSYGTVLHRDASGWKLMAQFETDGGSGGTFTFNLLESVWGPGAGTVFASGNFGQMYMLDNTAQTPAWSMVNQGGGLFNGYDLAAMSGTGPNDVWLAGLGGTLRHWTGAVNQLGNFDTVPLSGRHAITRLTGNSYLLAGDLGLIESFNGATAARTALSSKTTAGNNLSWGGAGLGSRLWLAPMYISQATGIYSWSRGKLQSHPVAGLNDSFLRAFKVFASNDIWLSAVAFSDGANYLKRFNGSTWSDWQPPGFFGQAQAINGVAKAAGGYAVLLSSNNLGQPCFAGAASTTCLDQFDPNSYTYSDIAAGPDGSVYAVGQEGRLAIWRNGTWTTSIVGAQGLSPKDGLTAVAAGPGMVVALGENQAAFYSTDGGSNWQPVAGITRRPPQEAGPLAFFRSVVHAGNGVFWAALITNGGYTDGGKSYLYRIQNGVAELVQGGFSSMVYNLSSAPEQQALFGVGENGVIWTTNPNFREPGLSRGLPGALMLLVNQ
- a CDS encoding MGH1-like glycoside hydrolase domain-containing protein; translation: MTTEEKRRLTEAKEGGVPWRYWGPYLSDRQWGTVREDYSQDGDAWNHFSHDQARSRAYQWGEDGLAGISDSHQVLCFALALWNGRDAILKERLFGLTNSEGNHGEDVKEYYFYLDSTPTHSYMKYLYKYPQQDFPYEQLVRTNSRRTRLEPEYELLDTGVFDQDRYFDVFVEYAKASPEDILIRVTVCNRGPEAAVLDVLPTLWFRNTWSWPEGGSRPVLQAVDRGFGKEILARHTDPLFLESLPEYVLSCEADPELLFTGNDTNRARLYGESNGTPFVKDGIGRCVVHGERDAVNPGLTGTKASARYRVLVEPGAGAVLRLRLRPGGAAAEPFGEDFDELFALREHEADEYYAALTPRQASEDEARVLRQALAGMFWSKQYYYFDADKWLEQHHAHPLHRQERASRNREWFHMVNDHVISMPDKWEYPWYAAWDLAFHAVAMSSADPDFAKEQLELMLRESYMHPSGQLPAYEWNFSDVNPPVHAWAALFLYLTEKSRDGKGDTEFLRRCFSKLTLNFTWWVNRKDRFGKNVFEGGFLGLDNIGVFDRSASLPTGGHLEQADGTAWMAFFCQNMIEISAELVEEDPFYEDLCTKFLEHFLWIANAVNQGGGEGMWDEEDGFYYDILRLPDGSAQRLKVRSMVGLLPLCAVTVIEPWQRERMPRAATSVVRLMRRMPELLESIHLTGPGHYGHGGRGIIALVNEQRLRRILAHMLDEEEFLSPHGIRALSRHHLGRPYKFMANGDEYRVGYLPAESDTGMFGGNSNWRGPVWMPVNVLIVRALLNYYTYYGDTFKIECPTGSGRMMNLFEVAREIASRLTRIFLRGEDGRRPVFGGADKFQTDPHWRDNILFYEYFHGDNGAGIGASHQTGWTSLVAKLIEIFGLIDPETYLERGKHSALRKDVKPGP